The following coding sequences lie in one Rutidosis leptorrhynchoides isolate AG116_Rl617_1_P2 chromosome 6, CSIRO_AGI_Rlap_v1, whole genome shotgun sequence genomic window:
- the LOC139855896 gene encoding uncharacterized protein — protein MDDAFTIQISSNLVKQLADENNKAKKKTRKQKPKTSQQNQLKPTNQKEIHDDSRALKSDHPATGWPPMYLPIPPPAPPANAELEAIRTTLKDSEKVLEKLQKQENEMVVEVTQKAKELHDKEFKLPLPKPMPCSADLTACLECYKQNTKDPLKCSTLVKKYADCARTIRQQGSPENH, from the coding sequence ATGGATGATGCATTTACCATTCAAATAAGTAGCAACTTAGTTAAACAATTAGCTGATGAAAACAACAAAGccaagaagaaaacaagaaaacaaaaaccaaAAACCTCCCAACAAAACCAACTTAAACCCACTAACCAAAAGGAGATCCATGATGACTCTCGAGCCCTAAAAAGCGACCACCCTGCTACAGGATGGCCGCCAATGTACCTCCCAATTCCGCCACCTGCACCGCCCGCTAACGCTGAGCTGGAAGCCATCCGTACAACCCTTAAAGACAGTGAAAAGGTTTTGGAAAAACTACAGAAACAGGAAAATGAGATGGTTGTTGAAGTAACACAAAAGGCAAAGGAACTTCATGATAAAGAATTTAAACTTCCACTACCAAAACCAATGCCCTGTTCGGCTGATTTAACCGCTTGTTTGGAATGCTACAAACAGAACACTAAAGACCCGCTAAAATGCAGTACTCTGGTCAAGAAATATGCTGATTGTGCGCGTACCATAAGGCAGCAAGGCAGTCCTGAAAATCATTAA
- the LOC139852519 gene encoding MYB-like transcription factor ODO1, whose protein sequence is MGRQPCCDKLGVKKGPWTAEEDNKLINFILTSGQCCWRAVPKLAGLRRCGKSCRLRWTNYLRPDLKRGLLSDSEEQLVIDLHARLGNRWSKIASKLPGRTDNEIKNHWNTHIKKKLIKRGIDPVTHEPLQIQSRSLETSSENNNNSHSSPPESGNASGNSDENSSSSPPDNCSTLTSEEPEKLFGSLCDDEKLLNYLLGNDEPPLVDSMTWELQNNLQSFENGCFTSWDDCATWLLDCQDFGVHDFGLDCFNEVEMNILDMDNKQPK, encoded by the exons ATGGGGAGACAGCCATGTTGTGATAAACTAGGGGTGAAGAAAGGGCCTTGGACAGCTGAAGAAGATAACAAACTCATCAACTTTATCTTAACAAGTGGCCAATGTTGTTGGCGTGCTGTCCCTAAGCTTGCGGGCCTGCGTCGTTGTGGGAAGAGTTGTCGTCTCCGGTGGACCAACTACCTTCGACCCGACTTGAAGCGTGGTCTACTTAGTGACTCAGAAGAACAACTCGTGATTGATCTTCATGCTCGTCTCGGCAATAG GTGGTCGAAAATTGCATCAAAATTACCAGGACGAACAGATAACGAGATAAAAAATCACTGGAACActcatataaagaaaaaactaattaAAAGAGGAATTGATCCAGTCACTCATGAGCCACTTCAAATTCAATCTCGCAGTTTAGAGACATCATCTGAAAACAACAACAATAGCCATTCATCACCACCCGAAAGTGGTAATGCAAGTGGAAATTCAGACGAGAACTCGAGCTCTTCACCACCCGATAATTGTTCAACTTTAACTAGTGAAGAACCTGAAAAATTATTTGGAAGCCTTTGTGACGACGAAAAATTGCTAAATTATCTCCTAGGTAATGACGAGCCGCCTTTAGTTGATTCAATGACTTGGGAGCTACAAAACAACTTACAAAGCTTTGAAAACGGGTGCTTCACCTCTTGGGATGATTGTGCTACATGGCTATTGGATTGTCAAGATTTTGGTGTTCAtgattttgggttggattgtttcaATGAAGTTGAGATGAACATTTTAGATATGGACAACAAACAACCAAAATGA